Proteins encoded by one window of Acidobacteriota bacterium:
- a CDS encoding HD-GYP domain-containing protein yields MNEKDRVRAVSGGSAGPVAGADPKARQKAGLELLTRFHIVDKIAKIYDTGNDAFQVQGRLLFETLASVLAAEPEASLRVRHGTLVLNGVRLKFGVGTYGIFKSVIEEFRARNIEAVTFLRGITLDELYGFMSVFAKRDKKEEDPFARLQADLEAAGIEHFELEKLSAEEAPQGLHQSSARLFFLSIVHLKESFARDRRNEPLKISTTRRLMQSIYNHIVEDEGFVYGLTNIKNHDEYTLNHSVNVCLLATALGRRLGLSRAELVDLGMAAFFHDLGKTETPLDILNKPGRLTDAERDIMEQHPFHGAEKLALLKEFRRLPLRAIHVALEHHIKEDLSGYPRYFKKDDINLFSKIVKVVDVFDAITTRRVYRARDFTRAEALSLMLEQSGTEFNPVILKAFVNMMGVFPIGTLVALTTGELAIVQDLNPEPRLVLRPSVKLITDPAGNKIDGEIVDLAEQAGTTGRFRRTIAAALDPAKYGIDVSDYFLAQAASATRPPAAA; encoded by the coding sequence ATGAACGAGAAGGACCGGGTTCGCGCGGTTTCGGGCGGATCGGCCGGTCCGGTTGCGGGGGCCGACCCGAAGGCCCGGCAGAAGGCCGGCCTCGAGCTGCTGACCCGTTTCCACATCGTCGACAAGATCGCCAAGATCTACGACACCGGGAACGACGCCTTCCAGGTCCAGGGCCGGCTGCTGTTCGAGACCCTGGCCTCTGTCCTGGCGGCCGAACCGGAGGCCTCCCTGCGCGTCCGCCACGGCACGCTCGTGCTGAACGGGGTCCGGCTCAAGTTCGGGGTCGGGACCTACGGCATATTCAAGTCCGTCATTGAGGAGTTCCGCGCGCGGAACATCGAGGCCGTGACCTTCCTTCGCGGCATCACCCTGGACGAGCTCTACGGCTTCATGTCCGTCTTCGCCAAGCGCGACAAGAAGGAGGAGGATCCCTTCGCCCGCCTCCAGGCCGACCTCGAGGCCGCCGGGATCGAGCACTTCGAGCTCGAGAAACTCTCGGCCGAGGAGGCGCCCCAGGGCCTCCACCAGAGCTCGGCCCGGCTGTTCTTCCTCAGCATCGTCCACCTCAAGGAATCGTTCGCCCGCGACCGGCGCAACGAGCCCCTCAAGATCAGCACCACCCGGCGCCTGATGCAGTCGATCTACAACCACATCGTCGAGGACGAGGGCTTCGTCTACGGGCTGACCAACATCAAGAACCACGACGAGTACACGCTCAACCACTCGGTCAACGTCTGCCTGCTGGCCACCGCCCTAGGCCGCCGGCTCGGCCTGAGCCGGGCCGAGCTCGTCGACCTGGGCATGGCCGCCTTCTTCCACGACCTGGGCAAGACCGAGACGCCGCTCGACATCCTCAACAAGCCGGGCCGGCTGACCGACGCCGAGCGGGACATCATGGAGCAGCATCCCTTCCACGGCGCCGAGAAGCTGGCCCTGCTCAAGGAGTTCCGCCGCCTGCCGCTCCGGGCCATCCACGTGGCCCTGGAGCACCACATCAAAGAAGACCTGTCCGGCTATCCCCGCTATTTCAAAAAAGACGACATCAACCTGTTCAGCAAGATAGTCAAGGTAGTCGACGTCTTCGACGCCATCACGACCAGGCGCGTTTACCGTGCCAGGGACTTCACCCGGGCCGAGGCCCTGAGCCTGATGCTGGAACAGAGCGGCACGGAGTTCAATCCGGTCATCCTCAAGGCCTTCGTCAACATGATGGGCGTCTTCCCCATCGGCACGCTGGTGGCCCTGACGACCGGCGAGCTGGCCATCGTCCAGGACCTCAATCCCGAACCCAGGCTCGTCCTGAGGCCGTCGGTCAAGCTCATCACCGATCCGGCCGGCAACAAGATCGACGGCGAGATCGTCGATCTGGCCGAGCAGGCCGGGACGACCGGCCGCTTCCGCCGGACCATCGCCGCGGCCCTCGACCCGGCCAAGTACGGCATCGACGTTTCCGACTACTTCCTCGCCCAGGCCGCCAGCGCGACCCGCCCGCCGGCCGCCGCTTGA
- a CDS encoding HEAT repeat domain-containing protein — protein sequence MHPVQPDAVDIARIDKVKDLLHGLANAVSAMKIFPSEHATVTAFINQLAEKFAAFLNAYQKLQIGIEERSFTYEGKPVYTDEVAIKSLPFFFFKDGLQIFFFYQGLDRSEILEFLELIKAEAQKPAEDADIVVALWERDFPNIQYYAPDEFLENRIMGETRDPQAVRTMPGLPGDLAQETIEVRVDTSKLTQGRIELDQEDRGQIARASASDDEAGIAPSPEPAGAGTAADPPPGEKGPLSPAASMDPTLTEAELLSLETMLRANRTISPQEEYINLMVEILYLEDNPANGRAALDALLEYHFDQLQRGHFDVGVLIIQKIHELSRHLAGNPDKAALLDDFLARTVSPKTIEAVKALLAQKKAMDWESLLGFFGLLGPSALGLAADLYDIAPDGQARHKVVDFIEKAGAAQPAQLAGLADGTRPVLASEIVGILARLPGDRGIPHLAAFLNFPNNETKSAVVRTLSRSRNETASRILAGFLNDPDEEIRIQAILTLDPARGGVRVRQVLDEASGRDFRAKSLKEKEALLVFLGRTRSPEALEFLRRTLRRAPLFASKAALETRLAAAAGLESMATPEALEALQQGAIGRTRKVREACQAALMRLPPAGTARG from the coding sequence ATGCATCCGGTCCAGCCCGACGCCGTCGATATCGCCCGCATCGACAAAGTCAAGGACCTTCTCCATGGCCTGGCCAATGCGGTTTCGGCCATGAAGATATTCCCAAGCGAGCACGCCACGGTGACGGCGTTCATCAACCAGCTGGCGGAGAAATTCGCGGCTTTCCTGAACGCCTACCAGAAGCTCCAGATAGGGATCGAGGAACGGTCCTTCACCTATGAGGGCAAGCCGGTCTACACCGACGAGGTCGCCATCAAGAGCCTGCCGTTCTTTTTCTTCAAGGACGGCCTGCAGATCTTTTTCTTCTACCAGGGGCTGGACCGGTCCGAGATCCTGGAGTTCCTCGAGCTTATCAAGGCCGAGGCTCAGAAGCCGGCCGAGGACGCCGACATCGTCGTCGCGCTCTGGGAACGCGATTTCCCCAACATCCAGTACTATGCGCCCGACGAGTTCCTCGAGAACCGGATCATGGGCGAGACGCGCGATCCCCAGGCTGTCCGGACCATGCCCGGCCTGCCCGGCGACCTGGCCCAGGAGACGATCGAGGTCCGGGTGGACACGTCCAAGCTGACCCAGGGCCGGATCGAGCTCGACCAGGAGGACCGCGGGCAGATCGCCAGGGCCTCGGCCAGCGACGATGAGGCCGGGATCGCGCCTTCCCCCGAGCCCGCCGGGGCCGGGACGGCGGCCGATCCCCCGCCTGGGGAGAAAGGGCCCCTCAGCCCGGCCGCGTCCATGGACCCGACCCTGACCGAAGCCGAGCTGCTTTCGCTCGAGACCATGCTCCGGGCCAACCGGACCATTTCGCCTCAGGAAGAGTACATCAACCTCATGGTCGAGATCCTTTACCTGGAGGATAACCCGGCCAACGGCCGGGCCGCTCTGGACGCCCTCCTGGAATACCATTTCGACCAGCTTCAGCGCGGCCATTTCGATGTCGGCGTGCTGATCATCCAGAAGATCCACGAGCTCAGCCGCCACCTGGCCGGGAACCCTGACAAGGCGGCGCTCCTCGACGACTTCCTCGCCCGCACGGTCAGTCCCAAGACGATCGAGGCCGTCAAGGCCCTGCTGGCCCAGAAGAAGGCCATGGACTGGGAGTCCCTGCTCGGCTTCTTCGGCCTGCTCGGGCCGTCCGCCCTCGGCCTGGCGGCCGACCTCTATGACATCGCACCGGACGGGCAGGCCCGGCACAAGGTCGTCGACTTCATCGAAAAGGCCGGCGCCGCCCAGCCCGCCCAGCTGGCCGGACTGGCCGACGGCACCCGGCCCGTCCTGGCCAGCGAGATCGTCGGCATCCTGGCCCGGCTGCCGGGCGATCGCGGCATCCCCCATCTGGCGGCCTTCCTGAACTTCCCCAACAACGAGACCAAGTCGGCGGTCGTCCGGACCCTGAGCCGGTCCCGGAACGAAACGGCCTCGCGAATCCTGGCCGGTTTCCTCAACGACCCGGACGAGGAGATCCGGATCCAGGCCATCCTGACCCTCGATCCGGCCCGGGGCGGCGTTCGCGTCCGGCAGGTCCTCGACGAAGCCTCCGGAAGGGACTTCCGGGCCAAGAGCCTCAAGGAGAAGGAAGCGCTGCTCGTCTTTCTCGGCCGGACGAGATCGCCCGAGGCCCTCGAGTTCCTGAGGCGGACGCTCCGCCGCGCCCCTCTCTTCGCCTCAAAGGCGGCCCTGGAGACGCGCCTGGCCGCCGCGGCCGGGCTGGAGAGCATGGCCACGCCGGAGGCCCTCGAGGCCCTCCAGCAGGGCGCCATCGGCCGGACCCGCAAGGTCCGCGAAGCCTGCCAGGCCGCGCTCATGCGACTGCCCCCGGCCGGGACGGCGCGGGGATAG
- a CDS encoding L-rhamnose isomerase, producing the protein MDPSAIEKNYAAARERYAERGVDTEKALARLQAIPLSLHCWQGDDVGGFEKQAGSLAGSGLQVTGAYPGKARTVEELRADLEQAFSLIPGRHRVNLHAMYGEFGERPVERDAIEPEHFRGWTEWAKRRGLKIDFNATCFAHPKAVSGYTLSSRENGIRKFWVDHVKCCRRIAASIGREQQSPCLHNLWIPDGSKDVPTDRWGARAALLKSLDEIYEVEYSPQQMKDSVESKLFGLGSESFVAGSHEFYLGYALTRGKIICLDLGHFHPTESVADKISAILPFSGEILLHVSRGVRWDSDHVVLLNDEVRDLCAEIVRSQALDRIHIALDYFDASFNRIGAWVLGARSVLKGLLIALLEPADKARELDRPARALQRLAFLEDLKSLPFGPVWDAYCLKAGVPAGEDWLREAEAYERRVLSRR; encoded by the coding sequence ATGGATCCGAGCGCTATAGAAAAGAACTATGCCGCCGCCCGCGAGCGTTATGCCGAGCGCGGCGTCGATACCGAAAAGGCCCTGGCCCGCCTGCAGGCTATCCCCCTGTCCCTTCACTGCTGGCAGGGCGACGACGTCGGCGGCTTCGAGAAGCAGGCCGGCAGCCTGGCCGGTAGCGGCCTCCAGGTCACGGGGGCCTATCCGGGAAAGGCCCGGACGGTCGAAGAGCTCCGGGCCGACCTGGAGCAGGCCTTCTCCCTCATCCCCGGCCGCCACAGGGTCAATCTGCACGCCATGTATGGAGAGTTCGGCGAACGGCCCGTCGAGCGCGACGCCATCGAGCCGGAGCACTTCCGCGGCTGGACGGAATGGGCCAAGCGCCGCGGCCTGAAGATCGACTTCAACGCCACCTGCTTCGCCCACCCCAAGGCCGTCTCGGGGTACACCCTGAGCAGCCGGGAGAACGGCATTCGCAAGTTCTGGGTCGACCACGTCAAGTGCTGCCGCAGGATCGCCGCCTCGATCGGACGGGAGCAGCAGTCCCCCTGTCTCCACAATCTCTGGATCCCCGACGGCTCCAAGGACGTCCCGACCGACCGCTGGGGGGCCCGGGCCGCCCTGCTCAAGTCGCTCGACGAGATCTACGAGGTCGAATACAGCCCCCAGCAGATGAAGGACTCGGTCGAGAGCAAGCTCTTCGGCCTCGGCAGCGAGTCGTTCGTCGCCGGTTCGCACGAGTTCTACCTCGGCTATGCCCTGACCCGCGGCAAGATCATCTGTCTCGACCTCGGCCATTTCCACCCGACCGAATCCGTCGCCGACAAGATCTCGGCCATCCTGCCATTCTCCGGCGAGATCCTGCTCCATGTCAGCCGCGGCGTGCGCTGGGACAGCGACCATGTGGTCCTGCTCAACGACGAGGTCCGCGACCTCTGCGCCGAGATCGTCCGCAGCCAGGCCCTCGACCGCATCCACATCGCCCTCGACTACTTCGACGCCAGCTTCAACCGCATCGGGGCCTGGGTGCTCGGGGCCCGGTCGGTGCTGAAGGGCCTGCTCATCGCCCTGCTCGAGCCCGCGGACAAGGCCAGGGAGCTCGACCGGCCGGCCAGGGCCCTGCAGCGCCTGGCCTTCCTAGAAGACCTCAAGAGCCTGCCTTTCGGCCCGGTCTGGGACGCCTACTGCCTGAAGGCCGGCGTGCCCGCGGGAGAGGACTGGCTGCGCGAGGCCGAGGCCTACGAGCGCCGGGTGCTGAGCCGCCGCTGA
- a CDS encoding rhamnulokinase family protein, which produces MTQPKDAAQFLAFDFGAESGRAVLGTLAGRRLTVHEVRRFPNAPLNLAGHIHWNVYALFDEMKAAMRDAAAAIGARPAGLGVDTWGVDFGLLAKDGSLLGLPFCYRDHRNAGAMEEYFKLVPRPALYEATGIQFMPFNSLFQIYAMVRERSPLLDAAAGLLFMPDLFNYLLTGRKAAEATIASTSQCLDPRTRTWIPGLFQAMGLSKKLLQDIVEPGTVLGELSEEVAGATGLRHVPVVATAGHDTAAAVAAVPAEGEHWAYISSGTWSLVGVEEKAPVISELSLRANFTNEGGVGGTIRFLKNVSGLWLVQGCRKAWSAEGPVTYDELTRAAAEAAPFAALVNPDAPDFLNPPDMPEAIAAYCRRTGQPVPGTRAALVRSLLESLALKYRSVIDQLRQVLGHPIEKIHVIGGGSRNALLCQLTADATGLPVVAGPAEATAIGNILVQAMALGRVGSPEDIRAVVRESFEPRTYQPSGRGPAWDAAADRFRGLPEA; this is translated from the coding sequence ATGACGCAACCGAAAGACGCCGCCCAGTTCCTGGCCTTCGACTTCGGGGCCGAGAGCGGCCGGGCCGTGCTCGGCACGCTGGCCGGCCGCAGGCTCACGGTCCACGAGGTCCGCCGCTTCCCCAACGCGCCCCTCAATCTCGCGGGGCACATCCACTGGAACGTCTACGCCCTCTTCGACGAGATGAAGGCGGCCATGCGCGACGCCGCCGCGGCCATCGGGGCCCGCCCGGCCGGCCTCGGCGTCGACACCTGGGGCGTCGATTTCGGCCTGCTGGCCAAGGACGGCAGCCTCCTGGGCCTGCCTTTCTGTTACCGCGACCATCGCAACGCCGGGGCCATGGAGGAGTACTTCAAGCTCGTGCCCCGGCCGGCCCTCTACGAGGCGACCGGCATCCAGTTCATGCCCTTCAACTCGCTCTTCCAGATCTATGCCATGGTCCGGGAGCGGTCCCCCCTGCTCGACGCCGCGGCCGGCCTGCTCTTCATGCCCGACCTGTTCAATTATCTCCTGACCGGCCGCAAGGCGGCCGAGGCCACGATCGCCTCGACCTCCCAGTGCCTCGACCCGCGGACCAGGACCTGGATCCCCGGCCTGTTCCAGGCCATGGGGCTGTCGAAGAAGCTCCTCCAGGACATCGTCGAGCCGGGGACAGTGCTGGGCGAGCTCTCCGAGGAGGTCGCGGGGGCGACGGGCCTGCGCCACGTCCCCGTCGTCGCCACGGCCGGCCACGACACCGCCGCCGCGGTCGCGGCCGTCCCGGCCGAGGGCGAGCACTGGGCCTACATCTCGTCCGGGACCTGGTCGCTCGTCGGCGTCGAGGAAAAGGCCCCGGTCATCTCGGAGCTGTCCCTCCGGGCCAATTTCACCAACGAAGGCGGCGTCGGCGGCACCATCCGCTTCCTCAAGAACGTCTCCGGCCTCTGGCTCGTCCAGGGCTGCCGCAAGGCCTGGTCCGCCGAGGGCCCGGTCACGTACGACGAGCTGACGCGCGCCGCCGCCGAGGCCGCGCCGTTCGCGGCCCTGGTCAACCCCGACGCGCCCGACTTCCTGAATCCGCCGGACATGCCGGAGGCCATCGCGGCCTACTGCCGGCGGACGGGCCAGCCGGTCCCGGGCACGCGGGCCGCCCTGGTCCGCTCGCTCCTCGAGAGCCTGGCCCTTAAGTACCGCTCGGTCATCGACCAGCTCCGGCAGGTCCTGGGCCATCCGATCGAGAAGATCCACGTCATCGGGGGCGGCTCGCGCAACGCCCTCCTCTGCCAGCTGACGGCCGACGCAACGGGCCTGCCGGTCGTGGCCGGGCCGGCCGAGGCCACGGCCATCGGCAACATCCTGGTCCAGGCCATGGCCCTGGGCCGGGTCGGCTCGCCGGAGGACATCCGGGCCGTCGTCCGCGAATCTTTCGAGCCGCGGACGTACCAGCCCTCAGGACGCGGCCCCGCCTGGGACGCCGCCGCGGACCGGTTCCGGGGGCTCCCCGAGGCTTGA
- a CDS encoding ribonuclease H-like domain-containing protein codes for MPLEDKLKQLRREREARSRARTVESTWETLGEDSGLTVKEKLERLIALTDKGRGPAVRAGERPAEKKRCEPVQVFENAFALGARYGQIPISMGLQIPAGVIGFLSRDAAFEGLDLSTALFLDLETTGLAGGTGTVPFLVGLAYYRDERFKVTQFFLNEMAEEDRLIRELDQFVREMGFKSIVSYNGKAYDLPLIETRFALHRTPCPLRGLPHLDFLFSARSLWKHKYDSCRLFNLAQEIVQAERSEDIPGAEIPLRYFQYIRNGDFTLIDPILYHNQEDLLSLLGVVVAGAILVERHRGAAQAGAGDPMDLYGVASLFERSGDAATSAALLEKALAGGRGLSAEASHVARKKLSHHFKKNKDWEKALPFWQEMASGAEADSECFRELAIYFEHTAKDYAEAIRVATEGLALAKGRSPLAEKDFEKRIARLRGKLDRGKGPALG; via the coding sequence ATGCCACTCGAGGACAAGCTGAAGCAGTTGCGGCGCGAGCGCGAGGCCCGGTCGCGGGCCCGGACCGTCGAATCGACCTGGGAAACGCTGGGCGAGGACTCCGGCCTGACGGTCAAGGAGAAGCTCGAGCGCCTGATCGCCCTGACCGACAAGGGCCGCGGCCCGGCCGTCCGGGCCGGGGAGCGCCCCGCCGAGAAGAAGCGCTGCGAACCGGTCCAGGTCTTCGAGAACGCCTTTGCTCTCGGCGCGCGCTACGGCCAGATCCCGATCTCCATGGGGCTGCAGATCCCGGCCGGCGTCATAGGCTTCCTCAGCCGCGACGCCGCCTTCGAGGGGCTCGACCTCTCGACGGCTCTCTTCCTCGACCTCGAGACGACGGGCCTGGCCGGCGGCACGGGCACGGTGCCGTTCCTGGTCGGCCTGGCCTACTACCGGGACGAGCGGTTCAAGGTCACCCAGTTCTTCCTCAACGAGATGGCCGAGGAGGACCGGCTCATCCGCGAGCTCGACCAGTTCGTCCGGGAGATGGGCTTCAAGTCGATCGTCAGCTACAACGGCAAGGCCTACGACCTGCCGCTCATCGAGACGCGCTTCGCGCTGCACCGGACGCCCTGTCCGCTTCGCGGCTTGCCGCACCTCGACTTCCTGTTCTCGGCCCGGAGCCTGTGGAAGCACAAGTACGACAGCTGCCGGCTGTTCAACCTGGCCCAGGAGATCGTCCAGGCCGAGCGGTCCGAGGACATCCCCGGCGCCGAGATCCCGCTCCGCTATTTCCAGTACATCCGCAACGGCGATTTCACCCTCATCGACCCCATCCTTTATCACAACCAGGAGGACCTGCTGTCGCTCCTGGGCGTGGTCGTGGCCGGGGCCATCCTGGTCGAACGCCACCGCGGGGCGGCTCAGGCCGGGGCGGGCGACCCGATGGACCTCTACGGCGTGGCCAGCCTGTTCGAGCGGTCGGGGGACGCGGCGACCTCGGCCGCGCTCCTGGAGAAGGCGCTGGCCGGGGGGCGGGGCCTGTCGGCCGAAGCCTCGCACGTCGCCCGCAAGAAGCTGTCGCATCACTTCAAGAAGAACAAGGATTGGGAGAAGGCCTTGCCTTTCTGGCAGGAGATGGCGTCCGGGGCGGAGGCCGACAGCGAATGCTTCCGGGAGCTCGCGATATACTTCGAGCACACGGCCAAGGATTACGCCGAGGCTATCCGAGTCGCGACCGAAGGGCTGGCGCTGGCGAAGGGCCGGTCGCCGCTCGCCGAGAAGGACTTCGAGAAGCGGATCGCCCGGCTCCGGGGCAAGCTGGACCGGGGCAAGGGGCCGGCGCTCGGATGA
- a CDS encoding zinc-dependent alcohol dehydrogenase family protein, with product MVLAGFRPPAERPLELREVPVPAVGPEDILIKVRCCGVCHTDLHVVGKELPEARLPLIPGHEVVGVVEKAGERARRFRAGQRVGAAWLRSACGACRFCLSGRENLCESARFNGYHADGGYAEYMVVGEAFAYALPDRFGDAEAAPLLCAGIVGYRALRLSGIEPGGVLGLYGFGGSAHIAIQVARHGGARTFVFTRGAKHQRLAHELGADWVGTAKDEPPARLTGAIIFAPAGGLYLDALRVMDRGGTVVSAGIHMSPIPEMDYDRYLYHERRMLSVANATRRDGEELLKIAAEIPVKTTIRTYPLEAANEALDDLLSGRLDAAAVLKIGT from the coding sequence ATGGTCCTCGCGGGCTTCCGGCCGCCGGCCGAGCGCCCGCTCGAGCTGCGGGAGGTGCCTGTGCCCGCGGTCGGGCCGGAGGACATCCTGATCAAGGTCCGCTGCTGCGGCGTCTGCCACACGGACCTGCACGTGGTCGGGAAGGAGCTCCCGGAAGCCAGGCTGCCGCTCATCCCCGGACATGAGGTCGTCGGCGTGGTCGAGAAGGCGGGGGAGAGGGCCCGGCGGTTCCGGGCCGGCCAGCGCGTCGGAGCGGCCTGGCTGCGCTCGGCCTGCGGCGCGTGCCGGTTTTGCCTGAGCGGACGCGAGAACCTGTGCGAGTCGGCCCGCTTCAACGGCTATCACGCCGACGGCGGCTACGCCGAATACATGGTCGTCGGCGAGGCGTTCGCCTACGCCCTGCCGGACCGGTTCGGGGACGCCGAGGCGGCGCCGCTGCTCTGCGCCGGGATCGTCGGCTACCGGGCGCTGCGTCTGAGCGGGATCGAGCCGGGCGGCGTCCTAGGCCTTTACGGCTTCGGGGGCTCGGCCCACATCGCCATCCAGGTGGCCAGGCACGGCGGGGCGAGGACGTTCGTCTTTACCCGCGGCGCCAAGCATCAGCGGCTGGCGCATGAGCTGGGCGCGGACTGGGTGGGGACGGCCAAGGACGAGCCGCCGGCCAGGCTGACGGGCGCCATCATCTTCGCCCCGGCGGGCGGCCTCTATCTCGACGCCCTGCGGGTCATGGACAGGGGAGGGACGGTCGTCTCTGCCGGCATCCACATGTCGCCCATCCCGGAGATGGACTACGACCGCTACCTCTATCACGAGCGCCGGATGCTCAGCGTGGCCAACGCCACCCGGAGGGACGGGGAAGAGCTGCTGAAGATCGCGGCCGAGATCCCGGTGAAAACGACGATCAGGACCTACCCTCTCGAGGCCGCGAACGAAGCGCTGGAC